In Halomonas alkalicola, the following proteins share a genomic window:
- a CDS encoding uroporphyrinogen-III synthase: MGAQPVVITRPGERGDVLAAAIEARGLPVARLEALRLEALPETPEQRAAWLDFDQFRRVVVVSPFAAECLAEALDRYWPQLPVGIDYYAVGAATAAALHQTLGVRVHVPPAAAGEDTSEALLQLGSLQRLDGEKILLVAGEGGRTLLAEAETLAARGARLTRLAVYRRTPLSPSPDMQRRLARGDFRALVVSSGEILEHLARWCTGAALNQPLIVSSARLATLAGKLGFRAPVVASGATPTALTTALAAACHSQEADVDQDDLEKG; this comes from the coding sequence ATGGGGGCCCAGCCGGTCGTGATCACACGCCCCGGCGAGCGGGGCGACGTGCTGGCCGCGGCCATCGAGGCCCGCGGCCTGCCGGTGGCCCGCCTCGAAGCGCTGCGCTTGGAGGCGCTGCCCGAGACGCCGGAGCAGCGCGCCGCCTGGCTCGACTTCGACCAGTTCCGGCGGGTGGTGGTGGTGAGCCCCTTCGCCGCCGAGTGTCTGGCCGAGGCGCTGGACCGCTACTGGCCGCAGCTGCCCGTGGGCATCGACTACTACGCCGTGGGGGCGGCCACCGCCGCCGCCCTGCACCAGACGCTCGGCGTGCGGGTGCATGTGCCGCCTGCCGCGGCCGGCGAGGACACCAGCGAGGCGCTGCTGCAGCTGGGCTCCCTGCAGCGCCTCGACGGCGAGAAGATCCTGCTGGTGGCCGGCGAGGGCGGGCGCACCCTGCTGGCCGAGGCCGAGACCCTCGCCGCGCGCGGCGCCCGCCTGACCCGCCTGGCGGTCTATCGCCGCACCCCACTCTCCCCCTCTCCCGACATGCAGCGCCGCCTGGCCCGGGGCGACTTTCGCGCCCTGGTGGTCAGCAGCGGAGAAATCCTCGAACATCTGGCAAGATGGTGCACAGGTGCCGCCTTGAACCAACCGCTAATCGTTTCCAGCGCCCGGTTGGCTACACTGGCCGGCAAGCTGGGGTTTCGTGCCCCTGTCGTGGCGTCCGGCGCCACGCCGACCGCGCTGACGACGGCCTTGGCCGCCGCCTGTCACTCGCAGGAAGCCGATGTCGATCAAGACGATCTCGAAAAGGGCTAG
- the hemC gene encoding hydroxymethylbilane synthase — protein MQAITKLRIATRKSQLALWQAEHVRDRLMELHPGLEVELVAMSTRGDKILDTPLAKVGGKGLFVKELEEAMLDGRADIAVHSMKDVPMHFPEGLGLSVIFAGAEATDAFVSNHYRSLDELPEGARIGTSSLRRGLQMQEARPDFEILSLRGNVQTRLAKLDAGEFDAIILATSGLRRLGLDDRIAMELPPEVCLPACGQGALGIECRLHDPELIGLLAPLDDPDTATRVRAERAMNTRLEGGCQVPIGGHAVFENDGQTLWLRALVGTPDGSRVLLAEGRGSIHEPEALGIRVAEELLEMGAGEILAEVYGAG, from the coding sequence GTGCAAGCCATCACCAAGCTGCGTATTGCCACCCGCAAGAGTCAACTGGCCCTGTGGCAGGCCGAACATGTCCGCGACCGCCTCATGGAGCTCCACCCTGGCCTCGAGGTGGAGCTGGTGGCCATGTCCACCCGCGGCGACAAGATCCTCGATACGCCGCTGGCCAAGGTGGGGGGCAAGGGGCTGTTCGTGAAGGAGCTGGAGGAGGCGATGCTCGACGGCCGCGCCGACATCGCCGTGCACTCCATGAAGGACGTGCCGATGCACTTCCCCGAGGGGCTCGGCCTCTCGGTGATCTTCGCCGGCGCCGAGGCCACCGACGCCTTCGTCTCCAACCACTACCGGAGCCTCGACGAGCTGCCCGAAGGGGCGCGCATCGGCACCTCCAGCCTGCGCCGCGGCCTGCAGATGCAGGAGGCGCGCCCGGACTTCGAGATCCTCTCCCTGCGCGGCAACGTCCAGACCCGCCTGGCCAAGCTCGACGCCGGCGAGTTCGACGCCATCATCCTGGCCACCTCCGGGCTGCGTCGCCTGGGCCTCGACGACCGCATCGCCATGGAGCTGCCCCCCGAGGTGTGCCTGCCGGCCTGCGGCCAGGGGGCGCTGGGCATCGAGTGCCGCCTCCACGACCCCGAGCTGATCGGTCTGCTGGCGCCTCTGGACGACCCCGACACCGCCACCCGGGTGCGCGCCGAGCGCGCCATGAACACCCGGCTGGAGGGCGGCTGCCAGGTCCCCATCGGCGGCCATGCGGTGTTCGAGAATGACGGCCAGACCCTGTGGCTGCGCGCCCTGGTGGGCACCCCGGACGGCAGCCGGGTGCTGCTCGCCGAGGGGCGTGGCTCCATCCACGAGCCGGAGGCGCTGGGCATCCGCGTCGCCGAGGAGCTGCTCGAGATGGGCGCCGGCGAGATCCTCGCCGAGGTCTACGGCGCCGGCTGA
- the argH gene encoding argininosuccinate lyase, whose product MSADSTTAGTNQSGGGRFNEPTDAFVARFTASVDFDQRLAFHDIQGSIAHATMLARVGVLSEAERDAIVQGLTEIAGEIERGEFQWSVALEDVHMNIEARLTDKIGITGKKLHAYRRSRNDQVATDIRLFLRDEIDRVAAELARLRRGLIELADREADTIMPGFTHLQTAQPVTFGHHLLAWHEMLARDHERLLDCRRRLNVMPLGAAALAGTTYPIDRHVTAELLGFARPAENSLDAVSDRDFAIEFTAFASLLLMHLSRMSEELVLWTSAQFDFIDLPDRFCTGSSIMPQKKNPDVPELVRGKTGRVYGHLMGLLTLMKSQPLAYNKDNQEDKEPLFDAVDTVKDCLKAFADMVPAIEPKKPQMAEAARRGFSTATDLADYLVRRGVAFRDAHEIVGLSVAYGIRESKDLSEMSLEELQQFSDVIEGDVFEVLTLEGSVAARNHIGGTAPDQVRAAAQRARDALAAMESAPEAGA is encoded by the coding sequence ATGAGCGCAGATTCCACCACCGCCGGCACCAACCAGTCCGGGGGCGGCCGCTTCAACGAGCCCACCGACGCCTTCGTGGCCCGCTTCACCGCCTCGGTCGACTTCGACCAGCGCCTGGCCTTCCACGACATCCAGGGCTCCATCGCCCATGCCACCATGCTGGCACGGGTCGGGGTGCTCAGCGAGGCCGAGCGCGACGCCATCGTTCAGGGCTTGACCGAGATCGCCGGCGAGATCGAGCGCGGCGAGTTCCAGTGGTCGGTGGCGCTGGAAGACGTGCACATGAACATCGAGGCGCGCCTCACCGACAAGATCGGCATCACCGGCAAGAAACTGCATGCATACCGCCGCTCCCGCAACGACCAGGTGGCCACCGACATCCGCCTCTTCCTGCGCGACGAGATCGACCGGGTGGCCGCCGAGCTCGCCCGCCTGCGCCGCGGCCTGATCGAGCTGGCCGACCGCGAGGCCGACACCATCATGCCCGGCTTCACCCACCTGCAGACGGCCCAGCCGGTCACCTTCGGCCACCACCTGCTGGCCTGGCACGAGATGCTGGCCCGCGACCACGAGCGGCTGCTCGACTGCCGCCGCCGGCTCAACGTGATGCCGCTGGGCGCCGCCGCCCTGGCCGGCACCACCTACCCCATCGACCGCCACGTCACCGCCGAGCTGCTGGGCTTCGCGCGCCCCGCCGAGAACAGCCTGGACGCGGTGAGCGATCGCGACTTCGCCATCGAGTTCACCGCCTTCGCCAGCCTGCTGCTGATGCACCTGTCGCGGATGAGCGAGGAGCTGGTGCTGTGGACCAGCGCCCAGTTCGACTTCATCGACCTCCCCGACCGCTTCTGCACCGGCTCCTCGATCATGCCGCAGAAGAAGAACCCCGACGTGCCGGAGCTGGTGCGCGGCAAGACCGGCCGAGTCTACGGCCACCTGATGGGCCTGCTGACCCTGATGAAGTCCCAGCCGCTGGCCTACAACAAGGACAACCAGGAGGACAAGGAGCCGCTGTTCGACGCCGTGGACACCGTCAAGGACTGCCTAAAGGCGTTCGCCGACATGGTGCCGGCCATCGAGCCGAAGAAACCGCAGATGGCCGAGGCGGCCCGCCGCGGCTTCTCCACCGCCACCGACCTGGCCGACTATCTGGTGCGCCGTGGCGTGGCCTTCCGTGACGCCCACGAGATCGTCGGCCTCTCGGTGGCCTATGGCATCCGCGAGAGCAAGGATCTCTCCGAGATGAGCCTCGAGGAGCTCCAGCAGTTCTCCGACGTCATCGAAGGCGACGTCTTCGAGG